A region of Maridesulfovibrio sp. DNA encodes the following proteins:
- a CDS encoding DUF1844 domain-containing protein — protein sequence MSDDKKCGCGSEYAKAMPIPEVNFSTFVMSMSSSAMVHLGEVADPSTGKIEFSPVLAKQSIDVLAVIEDKIKNGMTKDEERLLCELLYNLRMKYVKKTKK from the coding sequence ATGTCTGATGATAAGAAGTGCGGGTGCGGTAGCGAATATGCCAAGGCTATGCCTATTCCCGAGGTTAATTTTTCTACATTTGTCATGTCCATGAGTTCTTCAGCTATGGTTCACCTTGGGGAAGTTGCTGACCCTTCTACCGGAAAGATCGAATTTTCACCGGTACTTGCCAAGCAGTCTATTGATGTCCTTGCTGTTATTGAAGATAAGATCAAGAACGGTATGACCAAAGATGAAGAGCGCCTGCTTTGCGAACTGCTTTACAATCTGCGTATGAAATACGTCAAGAAGACTAAGAAGTAG
- the argC gene encoding N-acetyl-gamma-glutamyl-phosphate reductase has translation MCAVPVGLVGVTGYTGMELARILSNHDGMKLVRVTSRAEAGKKLADIYPFLNGMELGGLEIAAPDVDDLAESCDLVFLAVPHKTAMNIGGQLYDRDIKVVDLSADFRIRDRETYEEWYKVDHTREDLLPEAVYGLPEFYRDQVKGAKLVANPGCYPTSVIVGLTPALRAGLVETSDIVIDSKSGTSGAGRKAAVGTLFCEVADSFRAYGLTTHRHTPEIEQELSVAAGRDMTVSFNTHLLPIDRGILSTIYTKLKPGVTKADVRAAYEEAYGNEKMIRFLPEGQLPETRWVRGTMFCDVAVVPDDRTGRLIIIAAIDNLCRGASGQAVANANLMLGFDETKGLSLAPMMP, from the coding sequence ATGTGTGCTGTACCTGTAGGACTTGTCGGAGTGACCGGATATACCGGAATGGAGCTTGCCCGTATCCTGAGCAATCATGACGGTATGAAGCTTGTCCGCGTTACATCTCGAGCGGAAGCAGGGAAGAAGCTGGCAGATATATATCCTTTTCTTAATGGTATGGAACTGGGCGGTCTGGAAATAGCCGCCCCGGATGTTGATGATCTGGCAGAATCCTGTGATCTGGTTTTTCTGGCAGTGCCCCATAAAACCGCCATGAATATCGGCGGACAGCTTTACGATAGAGACATCAAGGTAGTCGACCTTAGTGCCGACTTCAGGATTCGTGACCGCGAAACCTATGAAGAATGGTATAAGGTAGACCATACCCGCGAAGATTTATTGCCCGAGGCTGTTTACGGTCTGCCGGAATTCTACCGCGATCAGGTTAAGGGTGCCAAGCTGGTTGCCAACCCCGGCTGCTATCCCACCTCCGTAATTGTCGGGCTGACTCCGGCCTTGCGTGCCGGGCTGGTAGAGACTTCCGATATTGTGATTGATTCCAAGTCCGGAACCAGCGGGGCAGGGCGTAAAGCTGCTGTGGGAACTCTTTTCTGCGAAGTAGCGGATTCCTTCCGCGCTTACGGTCTGACCACCCATCGCCACACTCCGGAGATAGAGCAGGAGCTTTCTGTTGCTGCAGGCCGGGATATGACTGTTTCTTTCAATACCCACCTTCTGCCCATTGACCGTGGCATACTTTCCACCATCTACACAAAGCTCAAACCGGGCGTTACCAAAGCAGATGTTCGTGCCGCTTATGAAGAAGCATATGGAAATGAAAAGATGATTCGTTTTCTGCCCGAAGGTCAATTGCCGGAAACTCGCTGGGTACGTGGAACCATGTTTTGTGATGTGGCTGTAGTACCGGATGATCGGACCGGGCGGCTGATTATCATTGCTGCTATCGACAATCTCTGTCGTGGAGCTTCCGGGCAGGCCGTTGCCAATGCCAACCTCATGCTTGGCTTTGATGAGACCAAAGGTCTTTCTCTTGCCCCGATGATGCCTTAA
- a CDS encoding HDOD domain-containing protein, whose amino-acid sequence MGKSSEMFLDSFFVARQPVFNTEKSVWGYELLFRNSGGSNAADVGNEDEATSQVIADGFGLIQEDIEEGQLLLVNFPRNMLLEGAADFLPPEVCVVEILEHVQPEPDVLEVLQELKDRGYTLALDDYIGQEGLEPFIELADIVKVDCLELDRAKLVDVAEKLKQMGVKLLAEKVEDNEMFNLCRELGFELFQGFFFSRPEIIPGKKMSTNNINRMRLLGSISSHDFDVDDLTQAINSDVSVSYRLLKFMNSPTFGLPNKINSIQQAITLIGYRKLAGWLRVILLSDMSSGPAGNELAFLSIKRAKFLELVSLDLKFCPLSSESMFMLGLFSLLDVFLGRPMLELMSELPVEKELVKALTDETSSVAVYLDIVKCLEQADWKALCDLIIDLQLTPLSVARNHLAAMQWANEIALMSRTHEQFEDD is encoded by the coding sequence ATGGGCAAAAGCTCTGAAATGTTTCTGGATTCTTTTTTTGTAGCTAGACAACCGGTCTTTAATACAGAGAAGAGTGTCTGGGGCTATGAACTTCTTTTTCGAAATTCAGGCGGAAGCAATGCCGCTGACGTGGGTAATGAGGATGAGGCCACTTCTCAGGTCATTGCTGACGGCTTCGGGTTGATTCAGGAAGATATTGAGGAAGGCCAGCTTTTGCTGGTTAATTTTCCCCGCAACATGCTGTTGGAAGGAGCTGCTGATTTCCTTCCTCCTGAAGTTTGCGTGGTGGAGATTCTGGAGCACGTCCAACCTGAACCCGATGTTCTGGAAGTTCTGCAGGAGTTGAAGGACAGGGGATATACATTGGCTCTGGACGATTATATCGGGCAGGAAGGTTTAGAGCCTTTCATTGAACTGGCTGATATTGTTAAAGTGGACTGCCTTGAACTTGATAGGGCGAAGCTTGTTGATGTTGCGGAGAAGCTTAAGCAGATGGGTGTTAAGCTTCTTGCGGAGAAGGTTGAAGATAACGAGATGTTTAACCTCTGCCGTGAATTGGGATTTGAACTTTTTCAGGGCTTTTTCTTTAGCCGTCCGGAAATTATCCCCGGCAAAAAAATGTCCACTAACAACATCAACCGGATGCGCTTGTTGGGCTCAATCAGTAGTCATGATTTTGATGTTGATGACCTTACTCAGGCCATTAATTCAGATGTTTCAGTCAGCTACCGGCTGCTTAAATTCATGAATTCGCCCACTTTCGGACTTCCTAACAAAATAAATTCCATTCAGCAGGCCATCACTTTGATAGGCTACAGAAAGCTGGCCGGGTGGCTTCGTGTTATTCTGCTTTCAGATATGAGTTCCGGTCCGGCAGGAAATGAACTTGCTTTTTTATCCATTAAAAGAGCCAAGTTTCTGGAACTTGTTTCACTTGACTTGAAATTTTGTCCGCTTTCATCTGAATCAATGTTTATGCTCGGCCTTTTTTCCCTGCTGGATGTTTTTCTGGGCAGGCCTATGCTGGAACTTATGTCGGAGCTTCCAGTGGAAAAGGAACTTGTTAAGGCTTTGACTGATGAAACGAGCAGTGTTGCAGTTTATCTGGATATTGTGAAATGCCTGGAGCAGGCTGACTGGAAAGCTCTTTGTGATTTGATAATTGATCTCCAGCTTACGCCTCTTTCCGTGGCCCGCAATCATCTTGCAGCCATGCAGTGGGCCAATGAGATAGCCCTGATGAGCAGAACACATGAACAATTTGAGGATGACTAA